The Leucobacter sp. UCMA 4100 genome window below encodes:
- a CDS encoding nitroreductase family protein produces the protein MSGCDDGLGGGASAALAGATTAPAASVGATADAVAHAATYDRHSGPLEFEAEALGSPDLIEAQLRKSLHRVEKGLSLAKPRRPFGESIERDLVQLLRVARETVGGGESLESAIAQAERALTSLRLWNESGQLDDLSGRPTQVAGPFTGAARDAVKSFFEGRNSTRSFAAGKPVSDADMNAAIETALASPSVCNRATGRVHLYHGAEMVAKLFALQQGNRGLDGVEHVAIVTTSLPMFTGTDEFVQPWIDGGIFAMNLVWGFEQRGIATCSLNWSMPHAASTELRAVAGIPEDELVITLIAFGHPAGDLRVTASEKPPLDTVVTRHP, from the coding sequence GTGTCGGGGTGTGATGACGGGCTCGGCGGCGGCGCTTCGGCGGCTCTGGCTGGCGCGACGACGGCTCCTGCGGCATCGGTTGGCGCGACAGCCGATGCGGTTGCCCATGCCGCGACCTATGACCGCCACAGTGGGCCACTCGAGTTCGAAGCCGAGGCACTCGGCTCGCCAGACCTCATCGAGGCGCAACTACGCAAGTCGCTGCATCGGGTCGAGAAGGGCCTGAGCCTCGCCAAGCCGAGGCGGCCCTTCGGGGAATCGATCGAACGGGACCTCGTGCAGCTCTTGCGTGTTGCACGTGAAACGGTTGGCGGCGGGGAATCGCTCGAATCGGCCATCGCGCAGGCCGAGCGGGCGCTGACGTCGCTGCGCCTGTGGAACGAAAGCGGCCAGCTCGACGATCTGAGCGGCCGCCCGACCCAGGTCGCTGGCCCCTTCACGGGTGCTGCGCGCGACGCGGTCAAGAGCTTCTTCGAGGGCCGCAACTCGACCCGCAGTTTCGCGGCGGGCAAGCCCGTGAGCGACGCCGATATGAACGCTGCGATCGAGACCGCGCTCGCGAGCCCCTCGGTGTGCAACCGTGCGACGGGCCGCGTGCACCTTTACCACGGCGCCGAGATGGTGGCGAAGCTCTTCGCCCTGCAGCAGGGCAACCGTGGCCTCGACGGGGTCGAACACGTCGCGATCGTCACGACCTCGCTGCCGATGTTTACCGGAACCGACGAGTTCGTACAGCCCTGGATCGATGGCGGCATCTTCGCCATGAACCTCGTGTGGGGTTTCGAGCAGCGCGGAATCGCGACCTGCTCCCTCAACTGGTCCATGCCTCACGCGGCATCTACCGAACTGCGCGCCGTCGCGGGCATTCCCGAGGACGAGCTCGTCATCACGCTCATCGCGTTCGGCCACCCG